A genome region from Micromonospora inyonensis includes the following:
- the groES gene encoding co-chaperone GroES yields MPVTTATKVAIKPLEDRILVQANEAETTTASGIVIPDTAKEKPQEGTVLAVGPGRVDDKGNRIPVDVQVGDTVIYSKYGGTEVKYAGEEYLVLSARDVLAVIEK; encoded by the coding sequence ATGCCCGTGACTACCGCGACCAAGGTTGCGATCAAGCCGCTCGAGGACCGGATCCTGGTCCAGGCGAACGAGGCTGAGACCACCACGGCGTCGGGCATCGTGATCCCCGACACCGCCAAGGAGAAGCCGCAGGAGGGCACCGTCCTCGCTGTCGGCCCGGGCCGCGTCGACGACAAGGGCAACCGGATCCCGGTTGACGTGCAGGTCGGCGACACCGTCATCTACTCGAAGTACGGCGGCACCGAGGTCAAGTACGCCGGCGAGGAGTACCTGGTGCTCTCCGCCCGCGACGTCCTCGCGGTCATCGAGAAGTAA
- a CDS encoding ATP-binding cassette domain-containing protein, whose translation MSTTPLLELRGIDKSFGPVQVLRDVAFSAHPGEVTALVGDNGAGKSTLVKCISGIYPTDAGRFLFDGRPVTINSPRDAAALGIEVVYQDLALCDNLDIVQNMFLGREKRSGIVLDEPTMEQMAAQTLAGLSVRTVTSLRQHVSSLSGGQRQTVAIAKAVLWNSRLVILDEPTAALGVAQTAQVLELVRRLADNGLAVVLISHNMNDVFAVSDRIAALYLGQMVAQVKTSDITHAQVVELITAGRSGTVGLMTGNGTPYPDIGGGSVDSTPGALR comes from the coding sequence GTGTCCACCACCCCCCTGCTGGAACTGCGTGGGATCGACAAGAGCTTCGGCCCGGTCCAGGTCCTGCGTGACGTGGCCTTCTCCGCCCACCCGGGGGAGGTGACGGCTCTGGTCGGCGACAACGGCGCCGGCAAGTCGACGCTGGTCAAGTGCATCAGCGGCATCTATCCGACGGACGCCGGCCGGTTCCTCTTCGACGGCCGGCCGGTCACCATCAACAGCCCCCGGGACGCCGCCGCCCTGGGTATCGAGGTCGTCTACCAGGATCTGGCGCTCTGCGACAACCTCGACATCGTGCAGAACATGTTCCTGGGCCGGGAGAAGCGCAGCGGCATCGTGCTCGACGAGCCGACCATGGAGCAGATGGCCGCGCAGACTCTGGCCGGGCTGAGCGTCCGGACGGTCACGTCGCTGCGCCAGCACGTCTCCAGCCTCTCCGGCGGCCAACGGCAGACCGTGGCCATCGCCAAGGCCGTGCTCTGGAACAGCCGGCTGGTGATCCTGGACGAGCCGACCGCCGCGCTCGGCGTCGCGCAGACCGCCCAGGTGCTCGAACTGGTCCGCCGGCTCGCGGACAACGGGCTGGCCGTCGTCCTCATCTCGCACAACATGAACGACGTCTTCGCGGTCTCCGACCGGATCGCCGCGCTCTACCTCGGCCAGATGGTCGCCCAGGTGAAGACCAGCGACATCACGCACGCCCAGGTGGTCGAGCTGATCACCGCCGGCCGCTCCGGCACGGTCGGCCTGATGACCGGCAACGGGACGCCCTACCCCGACATCGGCGGCGGGTCCGTCGACAGCACCCCAGGAGCCCTGCGATGA
- a CDS encoding sugar ABC transporter substrate-binding protein: MRRGILTIATVGLLVTGGVTACGDDSGSDNDAGSDKKPKIGVILPDSKSSGRWENADRKFLEAAFKKAGVDYDIQNAQDDKNQFQTIADQMITGGVTALMIVNLDSGTGKAVLDKAKSQGVATIDYDRLTLGGSAEYYVSFDNEAVGKLQGEGLSKCLTDKGVEKPVVAYLNGSPTDNNATLFKNGYDSVLKPKFDSGEYVKGPEQSVPAWDNAQGATLFEQMLTQTGGNIDGVLAANDGLGNAAISVLKKNKLNGKVPVTGQDADVQGLQNILAGDQCMTVYKAIKQEADAAAELAIGLAKGERKETGQTVKDPEGGRDVSSVLLTPKLIFKENVKDVVADGFVAKEALCTAEYAKLCTEAGIS, from the coding sequence ATGCGCAGAGGGATCCTCACCATCGCGACCGTGGGCCTGCTCGTCACCGGCGGCGTGACCGCCTGCGGCGACGACTCGGGCAGCGACAACGACGCCGGTTCCGACAAGAAGCCCAAGATCGGCGTGATCCTGCCGGACAGCAAGTCCTCCGGCCGGTGGGAGAACGCGGACCGCAAGTTCCTGGAGGCGGCCTTCAAGAAGGCCGGCGTCGACTACGACATCCAGAACGCCCAGGACGACAAGAACCAGTTCCAGACCATCGCCGACCAGATGATCACCGGTGGGGTGACCGCCCTGATGATCGTCAACCTGGACTCCGGCACCGGCAAGGCGGTCCTGGACAAGGCGAAGTCGCAGGGTGTGGCGACCATCGACTACGACCGGCTCACCCTCGGCGGCAGCGCCGAGTACTACGTCAGCTTCGACAACGAGGCGGTCGGCAAGCTCCAGGGCGAGGGCCTGTCGAAGTGCCTGACCGACAAGGGCGTCGAGAAGCCCGTGGTCGCGTACCTGAACGGCTCCCCCACCGACAACAACGCCACCCTGTTCAAGAACGGCTACGACTCGGTGCTCAAGCCCAAGTTCGACTCGGGTGAGTACGTCAAGGGTCCGGAGCAGTCCGTCCCGGCCTGGGACAACGCGCAGGGCGCCACGCTGTTCGAGCAGATGCTGACCCAGACCGGCGGCAACATCGACGGTGTGCTCGCCGCGAACGACGGGCTCGGCAACGCGGCCATCTCGGTGCTCAAGAAGAACAAGCTCAACGGCAAGGTCCCGGTGACCGGGCAGGACGCCGACGTGCAGGGGCTGCAGAACATTCTCGCCGGTGACCAGTGCATGACCGTCTACAAGGCGATCAAGCAGGAGGCCGACGCCGCCGCCGAACTGGCCATCGGGCTGGCCAAGGGCGAGCGCAAGGAGACCGGGCAGACGGTGAAGGACCCGGAGGGCGGCCGGGACGTGTCGTCGGTCCTGCTCACCCCGAAGCTGATCTTCAAGGAGAACGTCAAGGACGTGGTGGCGGACGGCTTCGTCGCCAAGGAGGCGCTCTGCACCGCCGAGTACGCCAAGCTCTGCACCGAGGCCGGGATCAGCTGA
- a CDS encoding ABC transporter ATP-binding protein produces the protein MATALPVADAAQVRRYARALTRRHPGALACALALHALAAAAGLAGPRLLGDLVEGVSRGDRSTPVDAIVLAIAGFVVAQAVLLRFAHIASARLGERVLAALREEFVDRILALPLATVERAGTGDLLTRTTRDVSALSRTVRLAVPETLIAVVTALFVLGALLLVGPLLVLPCLVAVPVLVVGTRWYLRRATDGYLRENAAYSDITDGISEAVEGSRTTEALRQQARRRARTDADIRRSYAAERYTLWLRTVFFPLTEIGYLVPVVATLVVGGWFYLEGWVNLGQVTAATLYTQQLIEPVDRLLAWLDELQVGGASLARLLGVATPDGPDAARSAPDGSRPSPVDAPSPVDAPSPVDAPSPVDGADPTGGPDPTGGETERPGTGRVAVRDVTFAYREGRDVLHGVTLVPEPGEKLAMVGPSGAGKSTLGRLLAGVHTPRTGSVTVDGRPLTGLPLTELRRHVALVTQEHHVFIGTLRENVAMVRPSAADADVRAALAAVDALDWAEALPDGLGTRVGAGGHPLTAAQAQQLALARLVLADPHTLVLDEATSLIDPRAARHLERSLAAVLEGRTVIAIAHRLFSAHDADRVAVVEDGRITELGSHADLLARGGSYADLWRSWHGPPP, from the coding sequence ATGGCCACCGCCCTGCCGGTCGCGGACGCGGCGCAGGTCCGCCGGTACGCCCGCGCCCTGACCCGCCGCCATCCGGGCGCGCTGGCCTGCGCTCTCGCCCTGCACGCGCTGGCCGCCGCGGCGGGGCTGGCCGGACCGCGCCTGCTCGGCGACCTGGTCGAGGGGGTCTCCCGGGGCGACCGGAGCACACCGGTGGACGCGATCGTGCTGGCCATCGCCGGTTTCGTGGTGGCCCAGGCGGTGCTGCTCCGCTTCGCGCACATCGCCTCGGCGCGGCTGGGCGAACGGGTGCTCGCCGCGCTACGGGAGGAATTCGTCGACCGGATCCTGGCCCTGCCACTGGCCACGGTGGAGCGGGCCGGCACCGGCGACCTGCTGACCCGGACGACCCGGGACGTCTCCGCCCTGTCCCGCACGGTCCGGCTGGCGGTGCCCGAGACCCTGATCGCGGTGGTCACCGCCCTGTTCGTCCTCGGAGCCCTGCTGCTGGTCGGGCCGCTGCTGGTCCTGCCCTGCCTGGTCGCCGTACCGGTGCTCGTCGTCGGCACCCGCTGGTACCTGCGCCGGGCCACCGACGGTTACCTGCGGGAGAACGCTGCCTACTCGGACATCACCGACGGGATCAGCGAGGCCGTCGAGGGTTCGCGGACCACCGAGGCGTTGCGGCAGCAGGCGCGGCGGCGGGCCCGCACCGACGCCGACATCCGCCGGTCGTACGCGGCCGAGCGGTACACCCTGTGGCTGCGGACGGTCTTCTTTCCGCTCACCGAGATCGGGTACCTGGTGCCGGTGGTGGCGACCCTGGTCGTCGGCGGCTGGTTCTACCTGGAGGGCTGGGTGAACCTCGGCCAGGTCACCGCCGCGACCCTCTACACGCAGCAGCTCATCGAGCCGGTCGACCGGCTGCTCGCCTGGCTGGACGAACTCCAGGTCGGCGGGGCGTCGCTGGCCCGGCTGCTCGGCGTGGCCACCCCGGACGGGCCGGACGCGGCCCGGTCCGCGCCGGACGGGTCCAGGCCGTCCCCGGTCGACGCGCCGTCCCCGGTCGACGCGCCGTCCCCGGTCGACGCGCCGTCCCCGGTCGACGGGGCGGACCCGACGGGCGGACCGGACCCGACCGGCGGGGAGACCGAGCGGCCCGGCACCGGGCGGGTCGCCGTCCGGGACGTGACGTTCGCCTACCGGGAGGGGCGGGACGTGCTGCACGGCGTGACCCTGGTCCCGGAGCCGGGGGAGAAGCTGGCCATGGTCGGCCCGTCCGGGGCGGGAAAGTCCACGCTGGGCCGGCTCCTGGCCGGGGTGCACACCCCGCGCACCGGTTCGGTCACGGTCGACGGGCGGCCCCTGACCGGGCTGCCCCTGACCGAGCTGCGCCGGCACGTCGCCCTGGTCACCCAGGAGCACCACGTCTTCATCGGCACGCTGCGGGAGAACGTGGCGATGGTCCGCCCGTCCGCCGCCGACGCCGACGTCCGCGCGGCGCTGGCCGCGGTCGACGCGCTGGACTGGGCCGAGGCCCTGCCCGACGGCCTCGGGACGCGGGTCGGCGCGGGCGGACATCCGCTCACCGCCGCGCAGGCGCAGCAGTTGGCCCTGGCCCGACTGGTGCTGGCCGACCCGCACACCCTGGTGCTGGACGAGGCGACCTCGCTGATCGACCCGCGCGCGGCCCGGCACCTGGAACGGTCGCTCGCGGCCGTACTGGAGGGCCGTACGGTGATCGCGATCGCGCACCGGCTCTTCTCCGCGCACGACGCCGACCGGGTGGCGGTGGTGGAGGACGGCCGGATCACCGAACTCGGTTCGCACGCCGACCTGCTCGCTCGCGGCGGCTCGTACGCGGACCTCTGGCGCTCCTGGCACGGTCCGCCTCCCTGA
- a CDS encoding WhiB family transcriptional regulator produces the protein MSNVRRLPGPIVDLWDWQRLGACRGRDSAQFFHPDGERGSSRLRRESGAKAVCRACPVRAECAAHALSVREPYGVWGGFSESERLRLLAIGWEDLADRRRSRVDVARLEARLGRPHKSTMPAQRNVA, from the coding sequence ATGTCGAACGTACGTAGACTGCCCGGACCCATCGTCGACCTCTGGGACTGGCAGCGGCTCGGTGCCTGCCGGGGCCGCGACAGCGCCCAGTTCTTCCACCCGGACGGCGAACGCGGTTCCTCCCGCCTGCGCCGCGAGTCGGGAGCCAAGGCGGTCTGCCGGGCCTGCCCGGTACGCGCCGAGTGCGCCGCGCACGCCCTCTCCGTCCGTGAGCCGTACGGGGTCTGGGGCGGATTCAGCGAGTCCGAGCGCCTCCGACTGCTCGCCATCGGCTGGGAGGACCTGGCCGACCGGCGACGCAGCCGGGTGGACGTCGCCCGCCTGGAGGCCCGCCTCGGCCGCCCGCACAAGTCGACGATGCCCGCGCAGCGCAACGTCGCCTGA
- a CDS encoding ROK family protein, translated as MRTGPSQDEIRRQNLGALLRYVHVHGATSRAELTTALGLNRSTIGALTADLAGAGLVSEGAPKETGRAGRPSLVVRPESERVFAYAFSVEVDRLRAARVGLGGELLDRRDVPRAHGSTAAEAAPLLTALVKEMEQGTSTGAVCVGAGVAVVGMVRRTDGLVRSSPTTGWVDEPLGELLRAGLGTGHPVAVGNVADLAMLAEHVRGVAVGCDNVIYLHGDAGVGAGIIAGGRRVTGHDGYGGEVGHMVVNPHGQPCGCGSRGCWETEIGGPALLRAAGRDGVEGQDAILSVVDPAARGDASAQAAVRQAGDWLGFGVANLVNILNPEMVVFGGTMRDLYLAAAAQVRSRLNSMALAACREQVRLRTPKLGDEAPLIGAAELAFERLLADPLDV; from the coding sequence ATGCGCACAGGACCCAGCCAGGACGAGATCCGCCGGCAGAATCTCGGCGCGCTGCTCCGCTACGTCCACGTGCACGGCGCGACCTCACGGGCGGAACTCACCACCGCCCTCGGGTTGAACCGCAGCACCATCGGCGCACTCACCGCCGACCTGGCCGGCGCGGGCCTGGTCAGCGAGGGCGCCCCGAAGGAGACCGGCCGGGCCGGGCGACCCTCGCTGGTCGTCCGGCCCGAGTCGGAGCGGGTCTTCGCGTACGCGTTCAGCGTCGAGGTGGACCGGCTGCGGGCCGCGCGGGTCGGGCTCGGCGGCGAGCTGCTCGACCGCCGGGACGTGCCCCGGGCGCACGGTTCGACGGCGGCGGAGGCGGCACCGCTGCTCACCGCTCTGGTCAAGGAGATGGAGCAGGGCACCTCGACCGGCGCGGTCTGCGTCGGCGCGGGCGTGGCGGTGGTGGGCATGGTCCGCCGCACCGACGGCCTGGTCCGGTCCAGTCCCACCACCGGCTGGGTCGACGAACCGCTCGGCGAGCTGCTCCGCGCCGGGCTGGGTACCGGACACCCGGTCGCGGTCGGCAACGTCGCCGACCTGGCCATGCTCGCCGAGCACGTCCGAGGCGTGGCGGTGGGCTGCGACAACGTCATCTACCTGCACGGCGACGCGGGGGTCGGGGCGGGCATCATCGCCGGTGGGCGGCGCGTCACCGGGCACGACGGCTACGGCGGCGAGGTCGGCCACATGGTCGTCAACCCCCACGGGCAGCCCTGCGGCTGCGGTTCCCGGGGCTGCTGGGAGACCGAGATCGGCGGGCCCGCGCTGCTGCGGGCCGCCGGCCGCGACGGTGTGGAGGGGCAGGACGCCATCCTGTCCGTGGTGGACCCGGCGGCACGCGGGGACGCCAGCGCCCAGGCCGCGGTCCGCCAGGCCGGCGACTGGCTCGGCTTCGGCGTCGCCAACCTGGTCAACATCCTCAACCCGGAGATGGTCGTCTTCGGCGGCACCATGCGGGACCTCTACCTCGCCGCAGCGGCCCAGGTGCGCAGCCGGCTCAACTCGATGGCGCTGGCCGCCTGCCGGGAGCAGGTCCGGCTGCGCACCCCGAAGTTGGGCGACGAGGCACCCCTGATCGGCGCGGCCGAGCTGGCCTTCGAGCGACTGCTCGCCGATCCCCTCGACGTCTGA
- a CDS encoding THUMP-like domain-containing protein: protein MDLDQFAALRTPEGSAALDAATRVAGGDPLTAAATLRSAGIPAGLAAAALTQAELRRRATAKFGPEAAGMFLTRAGLEQATRRVVADRRAARLRAAGVRTLADLGCGLGADALAAARAGLRVYGVEADALTAAMAATNAEAAGLTGSFTVERGDATAFDVSRVDGVFCDPARRSTGTGRRIFDPKAYSPPWDFVTDLAARVPHTVVKVAPGLDHALIPAGAEAEWVSVDGDLVEAALWCGRLADLPRRATVLRAGAVHQLTGSGAEEAAVGPVRRYLYDPDPAVVRAHLVAELATTLGATIADPSIAYLYADTPTGTPFARCLEVTDVLPFSLKRLRALLRDRRVGRVEILKRGSALEPERLRRDLRLAGDQAASVVLTRVAGAPTVLVCQPTG from the coding sequence GTGGACCTCGACCAGTTCGCCGCCCTGCGTACCCCCGAGGGGTCGGCCGCGCTCGACGCGGCGACGCGGGTGGCCGGCGGCGACCCGCTGACCGCGGCGGCCACCCTCCGCTCGGCCGGCATTCCGGCCGGTCTGGCCGCCGCCGCGCTCACCCAGGCCGAGCTGCGGCGACGCGCGACCGCCAAGTTCGGCCCCGAGGCGGCCGGGATGTTCCTCACCCGCGCCGGCCTGGAGCAGGCGACCCGGCGGGTGGTGGCCGACCGGCGCGCCGCACGGTTGCGCGCCGCCGGGGTACGCACCCTCGCCGACCTGGGGTGCGGTCTCGGCGCGGACGCCCTCGCCGCCGCCCGCGCCGGCCTCCGGGTGTACGGGGTGGAGGCCGATGCGCTGACCGCCGCGATGGCCGCCACGAACGCCGAGGCGGCCGGACTGACCGGATCGTTCACGGTGGAGCGCGGCGACGCGACCGCGTTCGACGTGTCCCGGGTGGACGGGGTCTTCTGCGACCCGGCCCGCCGCAGCACCGGCACCGGGCGGCGGATCTTCGACCCGAAGGCGTACTCACCCCCGTGGGACTTCGTGACCGACCTCGCCGCACGGGTGCCGCACACGGTGGTGAAGGTGGCCCCGGGGCTGGACCACGCGCTGATCCCGGCCGGCGCGGAGGCCGAGTGGGTCAGCGTCGACGGCGACCTGGTGGAGGCGGCGCTCTGGTGCGGCCGGCTGGCCGACCTGCCCCGCCGGGCCACCGTGCTGCGGGCCGGAGCCGTGCATCAGCTCACCGGCTCGGGTGCCGAGGAGGCGGCGGTCGGTCCGGTCCGGCGGTACCTGTACGACCCGGACCCGGCGGTGGTCCGCGCGCACCTGGTCGCCGAACTCGCCACCACGCTGGGCGCGACGATCGCCGATCCGAGCATCGCCTACCTGTACGCGGACACCCCCACCGGCACCCCCTTCGCCCGCTGTCTGGAGGTCACCGACGTGCTGCCGTTCTCGCTGAAGCGGCTGCGCGCGCTGCTGCGCGACCGGCGGGTGGGGCGGGTGGAGATCCTCAAGCGCGGCTCGGCGCTGGAGCCCGAGCGGCTCCGGCGCGACCTGCGGCTCGCCGGCGACCAGGCGGCGAGTGTGGTGCTCACCCGGGTCGCCGGGGCGCCGACCGTGCTGGTCTGCCAGCCGACCGGCTAG
- the groL gene encoding chaperonin GroEL (60 kDa chaperone family; promotes refolding of misfolded polypeptides especially under stressful conditions; forms two stacked rings of heptamers to form a barrel-shaped 14mer; ends can be capped by GroES; misfolded proteins enter the barrel where they are refolded when GroES binds), translating into MAKILSFSDDARHLLEHGVNALADAVKVTLGPRGRNVVLDKKFGVPTITNDGVTIAKEIELTNPYENLGAQLVKEVATKTNDVAGDGTTTATVLAQAMVREGLRNVTAGANPAGLKRGIDAAAAKVSEALLDRAVEVADKKSIAHVATISAQDATIGELIAEAMEKVGRDGVITVEEGSALHTELDVTEGLQFDKGFISPNFVTDLESQEAVLENPYILITTQKISAIEELLPLLEKVLADSKPLLIVAEDVDGQALSTLVVNSLRKTLKVCAVKAPGFGDRRKAMLQDMAIQTGAELVAPELGYKLDQVGLDVLGTARRVVVDKENTTIVDGGGRDTEVADRVVQIRKEIEASDSEWDREKLAERLAKLSGGVAVIKVGAATEVEMKERKHRIEDAIAATKAAVEEGTVPGGGAALAQILPTLDDDLGFTGDEKVGVSIVRKALVEPLRWIAQNAGHDGYVVVQKVTGKDWGHGLDAAAGEYVDLVGKGIIDPVKVTRNAVTNAASIAGLLLTTESLVVEKPEKAEPAAGGHGHSHGHGHSHQHGPGF; encoded by the coding sequence ATGGCGAAGATCCTGAGCTTCTCGGACGACGCCCGGCACCTGCTCGAGCACGGTGTCAACGCCCTCGCGGACGCGGTCAAGGTCACTCTCGGCCCACGCGGGCGCAACGTCGTCCTGGACAAGAAATTCGGTGTGCCGACGATCACCAACGATGGGGTCACCATCGCCAAGGAGATCGAGCTCACCAACCCCTACGAGAACCTCGGTGCGCAGCTGGTCAAGGAGGTGGCGACCAAGACCAACGACGTCGCCGGCGACGGGACCACCACCGCCACCGTGCTGGCCCAGGCCATGGTCCGCGAGGGCCTGCGCAACGTGACCGCCGGTGCCAACCCGGCCGGTCTCAAGCGCGGTATCGACGCGGCGGCGGCCAAGGTCTCCGAGGCCCTGCTCGACCGGGCCGTCGAGGTGGCCGACAAGAAGTCGATCGCCCACGTGGCGACGATCTCGGCGCAGGACGCCACCATCGGCGAGCTGATCGCCGAGGCGATGGAGAAGGTCGGCCGCGACGGTGTCATCACCGTCGAGGAGGGCTCCGCCCTGCACACCGAGCTGGACGTGACCGAGGGTCTCCAGTTCGACAAGGGCTTCATCTCGCCGAACTTCGTGACCGACCTGGAGTCGCAGGAAGCGGTCCTGGAGAACCCGTACATCCTGATCACCACGCAGAAGATCTCCGCGATCGAGGAGCTGCTGCCGCTGCTGGAGAAGGTCCTCGCCGACAGCAAGCCGCTGCTGATCGTGGCCGAGGACGTCGACGGCCAGGCGCTCTCCACGCTGGTGGTCAACTCGCTGCGCAAGACCCTGAAGGTCTGCGCGGTGAAGGCGCCGGGCTTCGGTGACCGCCGCAAGGCGATGCTCCAGGACATGGCGATCCAGACCGGCGCCGAGCTGGTCGCCCCGGAGCTGGGGTACAAGCTCGACCAGGTCGGGCTGGACGTGCTCGGCACCGCCCGCCGGGTGGTCGTCGACAAGGAGAACACCACCATCGTCGACGGTGGTGGCCGGGACACCGAGGTCGCCGACCGGGTCGTGCAGATCCGCAAGGAGATCGAGGCCTCGGACTCCGAGTGGGACCGGGAGAAGCTGGCCGAGCGGCTGGCGAAGCTCTCCGGCGGCGTCGCGGTCATCAAGGTGGGCGCGGCGACCGAGGTCGAGATGAAGGAGCGCAAGCACCGCATCGAGGACGCCATCGCGGCGACCAAGGCCGCGGTCGAGGAGGGCACGGTGCCCGGCGGCGGTGCCGCCCTCGCGCAGATCCTCCCGACGCTCGACGACGACCTCGGCTTCACCGGGGACGAGAAGGTCGGCGTCTCGATCGTGCGCAAGGCGCTGGTCGAGCCGCTGCGCTGGATTGCGCAGAACGCCGGCCACGACGGCTACGTCGTCGTGCAGAAGGTCACCGGCAAGGACTGGGGCCACGGCCTCGACGCGGCTGCCGGCGAGTACGTCGACCTGGTCGGCAAGGGCATCATCGACCCGGTGAAGGTGACCCGTAACGCGGTCACCAACGCCGCGTCCATCGCCGGCCTGCTGCTGACCACCGAGAGCCTGGTGGTGGAGAAGCCGGAGAAGGCCGAGCCGGCTGCCGGTGGACACGGCCACTCCCACGGTCACGGCCACAGCCACCAGCACGGCCCCGGTTTCTGA
- the ybaK gene encoding Cys-tRNA(Pro) deacylase translates to MAGRGTPATALLVKRGVGHSVHPYDVTPDTPNYGAEVAAALGVPADRVFKTLVTEVDGALTVAVVPVTGELDLKALAGAAGGKRAVLADRAVAERVTGHVRGGISPLGQRRRLPTVLDASALDFPTIYVSAGRRGLQLQLAPADLVALTGATTAPIATR, encoded by the coding sequence GTGGCGGGACGGGGAACACCGGCGACAGCGCTGCTGGTCAAGCGCGGGGTCGGGCACAGCGTCCACCCGTACGACGTCACCCCGGACACCCCGAACTACGGCGCCGAGGTCGCCGCGGCACTCGGCGTACCGGCCGACCGGGTGTTCAAGACCCTCGTCACCGAGGTGGACGGCGCGCTGACCGTGGCGGTCGTCCCGGTCACCGGCGAACTGGACCTCAAGGCGCTCGCGGGTGCGGCCGGCGGGAAGCGGGCCGTCCTCGCCGACCGGGCCGTCGCCGAACGCGTCACCGGTCACGTGCGGGGCGGCATCAGCCCGCTCGGTCAGCGCCGACGGCTGCCGACGGTGCTGGACGCCTCGGCCCTGGACTTCCCGACGATCTACGTCTCGGCCGGGCGGCGCGGGCTCCAGCTCCAACTCGCCCCGGCGGACCTGGTCGCGCTGACCGGGGCGACCACCGCGCCGATCGCCACCCGCTGA
- a CDS encoding sugar ABC transporter permease, with product MTSTAVRKVGPVKATAPSTVGNHLRNYVSRVRGGDIGALPAVLGLLVLCTVFSVMRPSFLSAVNFANLFTQGAAVTLIAMGLVFVLLLGEIDLSAGFASGVCAAVLANIVTVAGYPWYVAVLAAILTGLVIGLALGFLVAKVGIPSFVVTLAAFLAFQGIVLLLISGGSNISVRDKVLVAIANRNLPPVLGWLFFAVVVGGYAATQLLRHRKRIRRGLVTDPFPVVLARIGGLAVILGVAVYILNLERSRNVLISSLKGVPIVVPIIAALLVLWTFVLQRTAYGRHVYAVGGNKEAARRAGINVDRIRISVFVICSTMAAIGGIVAASRANSVDPNTGGSNVLLYAVGAAVIGGTSLFGGKGRVLDAVLGGAVVAVIDNGMGLMGYSSGVKYVVTGVVLLLAASVDAFSRRRAAATGTR from the coding sequence ATGACCAGCACCGCCGTGCGCAAGGTCGGTCCGGTGAAGGCCACCGCGCCGTCGACCGTGGGTAACCACCTCCGCAACTACGTCAGCCGGGTACGCGGTGGCGACATCGGGGCCCTGCCGGCCGTCCTCGGGCTGCTCGTGCTCTGCACGGTCTTCTCCGTCATGCGACCGTCGTTCCTCTCGGCGGTGAACTTCGCCAACCTCTTCACCCAGGGCGCGGCGGTCACGCTGATCGCGATGGGTCTGGTCTTCGTGCTGCTGCTGGGCGAGATCGACCTCTCCGCCGGTTTCGCCAGCGGGGTCTGTGCCGCCGTCCTGGCGAACATCGTCACCGTCGCCGGCTACCCCTGGTACGTGGCGGTGCTGGCGGCCATCCTCACCGGCCTGGTCATCGGACTCGCCCTGGGCTTCCTGGTGGCGAAGGTGGGCATTCCGTCCTTCGTGGTGACCCTCGCCGCCTTCCTCGCGTTCCAGGGCATCGTGCTGCTGCTGATCAGCGGCGGCAGCAACATCTCCGTCCGGGACAAGGTGCTGGTGGCGATCGCCAACCGCAACCTCCCGCCGGTGCTCGGTTGGCTCTTCTTCGCCGTCGTGGTCGGCGGATACGCGGCGACCCAACTGCTGCGCCACCGTAAGCGGATCCGCCGTGGCCTGGTCACCGACCCGTTCCCGGTGGTGCTGGCCCGGATCGGCGGGCTGGCGGTCATCCTCGGCGTCGCGGTCTACATCCTCAACCTGGAGCGCAGCCGCAACGTCCTGATCAGCTCGCTCAAGGGTGTGCCGATCGTGGTGCCGATCATCGCCGCGCTGCTGGTGCTCTGGACCTTCGTCCTCCAGCGCACCGCCTACGGCCGACACGTCTACGCGGTCGGTGGCAACAAGGAGGCCGCCCGCCGGGCCGGCATCAACGTCGACCGGATCCGGATCTCGGTCTTCGTGATCTGCTCGACGATGGCCGCGATCGGGGGCATCGTCGCCGCCAGCCGGGCCAACTCGGTCGACCCGAACACCGGGGGCAGTAACGTACTGCTCTACGCCGTCGGCGCGGCGGTGATCGGCGGGACCAGCCTCTTCGGCGGCAAGGGACGGGTGCTCGACGCGGTGCTCGGCGGCGCGGTGGTCGCGGTGATCGACAACGGCATGGGCCTGATGGGCTACAGCTCGGGGGTCAAGTACGTGGTCACCGGGGTGGTGCTGCTGCTCGCCGCGAGCGTCGACGCGTTCTCCCGACGACGGGCCGCCGCCACCGGCACCCGCTGA